A single genomic interval of Mycobacterium sp. DL592 harbors:
- a CDS encoding serine hydrolase domain-containing protein, which yields MIADWPVPAASAAVVGPAGVLATYGDLAAEYRLASVTKPLVARAAQVAVEEGVVELDSPAGPPGSTVRHLLAHASGLSMHSAEVMTEPGKRRVYSNYGFTVLAEAIEQNSGIEFGRYLDEAIFAPLGMGSSRLAEGAVAAGYGGVSTVADLAVFAADLLVPRTVSAEMHAAATSVQFPGLTGVLPGFGVQRPNDWGLGFEIRDGKSPHWTGSANSPRTFGHFGQTGTFIWVDPDRSLALVVLTARDFDEWAKPLWPALSDEVLREYSAD from the coding sequence CTGATCGCTGACTGGCCGGTACCTGCAGCGTCGGCGGCGGTGGTGGGACCGGCGGGCGTGCTCGCGACCTATGGCGATCTGGCCGCCGAATACCGACTGGCGTCGGTGACCAAACCCCTCGTCGCCCGGGCTGCCCAGGTCGCCGTCGAAGAGGGGGTCGTCGAGCTCGACAGCCCGGCGGGACCGCCGGGCAGCACTGTCCGCCATCTGCTGGCCCACGCCTCGGGGTTGTCGATGCATTCCGCGGAGGTCATGACCGAGCCGGGCAAACGGCGGGTGTACTCGAACTACGGCTTCACCGTGCTGGCCGAAGCGATCGAGCAGAACTCCGGGATCGAGTTCGGGCGCTATCTGGACGAGGCGATCTTCGCGCCGTTGGGGATGGGTTCGTCACGGTTGGCCGAGGGTGCGGTCGCAGCCGGCTACGGCGGGGTGTCGACGGTGGCTGACCTGGCGGTATTCGCCGCTGACCTGCTGGTGCCGCGTACCGTCTCGGCCGAGATGCACGCAGCCGCGACCAGTGTGCAGTTCCCGGGGCTCACGGGTGTGCTGCCGGGGTTCGGCGTGCAGCGGCCCAACGACTGGGGGCTCGGCTTCGAGATCCGGGACGGCAAATCGCCGCACTGGACAGGGTCGGCGAACTCGCCGCGCACGTTCGGGCATTTCGGCCAGACGGGCACGTTCATCTGGGTGGATCCGGACCGCAGCCTGGCGCTGGTGGTTCTGACCGCGCGCGACTTCGACGAGTGGGCCAAACCGTTGTGGCCGGCTTTGTCTGATGAAGTTCTGAGAGAGTACAGCGCCGACTAG
- a CDS encoding DUF3145 domain-containing protein: protein MRASNQFADATTGVVYVHASPAAVCPHVEWALSSTLNARANLKWTPQPAMPGQLRAVTNWVGPVGTGARLANALRSWSVLRFEVTEDPSAGVDGQRYCHTPQLGLWSGSMSANGDTMVGEMRLRALMAAGADTLASELDSVLGTAWDDALEPYRDGGDSGEVSWLSRGVG, encoded by the coding sequence ATGCGTGCGTCGAACCAGTTCGCCGACGCGACGACTGGCGTGGTGTATGTGCACGCCTCGCCCGCGGCGGTGTGCCCACATGTCGAGTGGGCTTTGTCGTCGACCCTGAATGCCAGGGCGAATTTGAAGTGGACCCCGCAGCCGGCCATGCCTGGCCAGTTGCGCGCCGTGACCAACTGGGTTGGTCCGGTGGGCACGGGTGCGCGGTTGGCCAATGCGCTGCGCTCCTGGTCGGTGCTGCGCTTCGAGGTGACCGAGGATCCCAGCGCCGGCGTGGACGGCCAGCGGTACTGCCACACGCCGCAGCTGGGCCTGTGGAGCGGATCGATGAGCGCCAACGGGGACACGATGGTCGGTGAGATGCGCCTGCGTGCACTCATGGCCGCCGGCGCCGACACGTTGGCCTCGGAGCTGGATTCGGTGTTGGGCACCGCATGGGACGACGCGCTCGAGCCCTACCGCGACGGCGGCGACAGCGGTGAAGTGAGCTGGCTGAGCCGGGGAGTCGGCTGA
- a CDS encoding SRPBCC family protein, translated as MVQIDVERTIAAPPEAVFEWLADPANLTTAPLLLQAGWVKGVSEPGVGAVRKAVATGMWFREEITAYDPPHSYSYLIISSVPAFDHEGGTLTFTPAPGGTRVRWESRYAHPVRAGGKVMEALTSRLLPWNFGAILQACATALER; from the coding sequence ATGGTCCAGATTGACGTCGAACGCACCATCGCCGCGCCGCCCGAAGCGGTCTTCGAGTGGCTGGCCGACCCGGCGAACCTCACGACCGCACCCCTGCTGTTGCAGGCCGGCTGGGTCAAAGGCGTCTCTGAGCCGGGTGTGGGCGCGGTGCGGAAGGCGGTCGCTACCGGTATGTGGTTCCGCGAGGAGATCACCGCCTACGACCCGCCGCACAGCTACTCGTACCTGATCATCAGCTCGGTCCCGGCCTTCGACCACGAGGGCGGCACCCTGACATTCACACCGGCGCCCGGCGGAACCCGCGTCCGGTGGGAGTCGCGCTATGCGCATCCGGTGCGTGCCGGTGGAAAGGTCATGGAGGCGCTGACTTCTCGGCTGCTCCCGTGGAACTTCGGCGCAATTCTGCAGGCCTGCGCAACGGCACTGGAACGCTAG
- a CDS encoding diacylglycerol kinase, whose product MTGTVTLLTNPMSGHGNAPHASERAVARFQELGIDVVAIVGRDAAHARQLVDEALSRGTDALVVVGGDGVIRLALQALARTDVPLGIVPAGTGNDHAREYRLPTADPERAVDIIAAGHTETVDLGLIKGTDGSSTWFGTVAATGFDSLVSDRVNRMSWPHGRMRYNVAMVAELSKLRLLPFRIVLDGQREINTRLTLAAFGNTRSYGGGMQICPGANHSDGMLDITMVHSASRTRLIRLFPTVFKGTHVNLDEVTVDRARTITVESPGINAYADGDYVCPLPAEISAVPGALKIFVPA is encoded by the coding sequence ATGACCGGTACCGTCACGCTGCTGACGAACCCGATGTCGGGGCACGGCAATGCGCCGCACGCCTCGGAACGGGCGGTGGCCCGGTTCCAGGAGCTCGGGATCGACGTGGTGGCGATCGTCGGCCGCGATGCCGCGCATGCCCGGCAACTGGTCGACGAGGCGTTGAGCAGGGGCACGGATGCACTGGTCGTCGTCGGCGGCGACGGGGTGATCCGGCTGGCGCTGCAGGCGCTGGCGCGCACCGACGTTCCGCTGGGAATCGTGCCCGCGGGCACCGGCAACGACCATGCCCGGGAGTACCGGTTGCCGACCGCAGATCCCGAACGCGCCGTCGACATCATCGCGGCAGGGCACACCGAGACAGTCGACCTTGGTCTCATCAAGGGCACCGACGGCAGCAGCACGTGGTTCGGCACTGTTGCCGCAACAGGTTTCGACTCGCTCGTCAGCGATCGGGTGAACCGGATGAGTTGGCCGCACGGGCGGATGCGCTACAACGTCGCGATGGTGGCCGAGTTGTCGAAGCTGCGACTGTTGCCGTTCCGGATAGTCCTCGACGGGCAGCGCGAGATCAACACGAGGCTGACGCTGGCGGCGTTCGGAAACACCCGGAGTTACGGCGGCGGAATGCAGATCTGCCCGGGCGCCAACCACTCTGACGGGATGCTCGACATCACGATGGTGCATTCGGCGTCACGTACCAGGCTCATCCGGTTGTTCCCGACGGTGTTCAAGGGTACGCACGTCAACCTCGACGAGGTCACCGTCGACCGGGCCAGGACCATCACCGTCGAATCCCCCGGCATCAACGCCTACGCCGACGGCGACTACGTCTGCCCGCTTCCCGCCGAGATCTCCGCGGTGCCCGGCGCGTTGAAGATCTTCGTTCCGGCCTAG
- a CDS encoding FAD-binding oxidoreductase, whose translation MAWNAWGDPQAAKPLSDGIRSLLEQALGVTTTTIAAPGIDEVQIRQSSLPDTDRDGLAAIVGADYIRTGRERLLYAGGKSTLDLLRRKQIHQDAPDAVLLPAGEDEIAAVLAYCTEHGIAVVPFGGGTSVVGGLDPIRGQFGSVVSLDLRRLDELHSLDETSQEAELGAGVTGPDAERLLGERGFSLGHFPQSFRFATIGGYAATRSSGQDSAGYGRFNDMIRGLRVVTPVGVLDLGRAPETAAGPDLRELFSGSEGVFGVITRVRLRVHPIPEAVRYEAWSFPDFTTGAAALRAVTQIGTGPTVLRLSDEAETGVNLATTGNIGEQTITGGCLGITVFEGSAAHAESRHAETRAVLEANGGTSLGEGPARAWEHGRFDAPYLRDSLLAAGALCETLETATTWANVPNLKAAVTEALTNSLAESGTPALVMCHISHVYPTGASLYFTVVAGQRGDVAEQWRTAKVAACEAITRVGATITHHHAVGADHRPWMTAEVGELGVKVLRAVKQAVDPAGILNPGKLIP comes from the coding sequence ATGGCGTGGAACGCCTGGGGCGACCCCCAGGCAGCCAAGCCGCTGTCCGACGGGATTCGCAGCCTGCTCGAACAGGCCCTCGGCGTAACGACCACCACCATCGCCGCACCCGGCATCGACGAGGTGCAGATCCGGCAGTCGTCGCTGCCTGACACCGACCGCGACGGACTCGCCGCGATCGTCGGTGCCGACTACATCCGGACGGGCCGCGAGCGCCTGCTGTACGCGGGCGGCAAGTCGACCCTGGACCTGTTGCGCCGCAAGCAAATTCATCAGGACGCGCCGGATGCCGTGCTGCTGCCTGCCGGCGAGGACGAGATCGCGGCGGTGCTGGCCTACTGCACCGAGCACGGCATCGCGGTGGTGCCGTTCGGTGGTGGCACCAGCGTGGTCGGTGGTCTGGATCCGATTCGCGGGCAGTTCGGTTCGGTCGTGTCGCTGGATCTGCGCCGCCTCGACGAGCTGCACTCGCTCGACGAGACCTCACAAGAGGCCGAACTCGGCGCCGGCGTCACCGGGCCGGACGCGGAGCGACTGCTGGGCGAGCGGGGCTTCTCACTCGGACATTTCCCGCAGAGCTTCCGCTTCGCGACGATCGGCGGGTACGCGGCCACCCGCTCCTCGGGACAGGACTCGGCTGGGTACGGCCGGTTCAACGACATGATCCGCGGCCTTCGTGTGGTGACCCCCGTCGGCGTGCTGGACTTGGGCCGGGCACCGGAGACGGCGGCCGGGCCGGACCTGCGCGAGCTGTTCTCCGGATCGGAGGGTGTCTTCGGCGTCATCACCCGGGTGCGGCTGCGCGTGCACCCTATTCCGGAGGCCGTGCGCTACGAGGCATGGTCATTCCCCGACTTCACCACCGGCGCGGCGGCGCTGCGCGCCGTCACCCAGATCGGCACCGGCCCGACCGTGCTGCGGTTGTCCGACGAGGCCGAGACGGGCGTCAACCTGGCCACCACCGGCAACATCGGTGAGCAGACCATCACCGGTGGATGCCTGGGCATCACGGTGTTCGAGGGCAGCGCCGCGCATGCCGAGAGCCGGCACGCCGAGACCCGGGCCGTGCTGGAGGCCAACGGCGGGACATCGCTGGGCGAAGGCCCGGCCCGCGCCTGGGAGCACGGCCGCTTCGACGCGCCTTATCTGCGCGACTCGCTGCTGGCCGCAGGCGCACTCTGCGAGACCCTTGAAACGGCGACCACCTGGGCCAACGTGCCCAACCTGAAGGCGGCCGTGACCGAGGCACTGACCAATTCGCTCGCCGAAAGCGGGACACCGGCGCTGGTGATGTGCCACATTTCGCATGTGTACCCCACCGGAGCGTCGCTGTACTTCACGGTCGTGGCCGGGCAGCGCGGGGATGTCGCCGAGCAGTGGCGGACCGCGAAAGTCGCTGCCTGCGAAGCGATCACCCGTGTCGGTGCGACGATCACCCATCACCATGCCGTGGGGGCCGACCATCGGCCGTGGATGACCGCCGAGGTTGGCGAGCTCGGCGTGAAGGTGCTGCGCGCGGTGAAGCAGGCGGTGGATCCGGCCGGAATCCTCAACCCGGGCAAGCTCATTCCATGA
- a CDS encoding TetR/AcrR family transcriptional regulator, with translation MLSISNAESVDIDDRILTAAASCLRDYGVERVTLAEIARRAGVSRPTIYRRWPDTRAIVASLLTDRITGTWKSVPARRPGREGLVARIVEVAQRLRDDELIVSVLRSAPDLAMVYIAGRLGTSQQILIDLVEDELRAGQADGSVRAGDVRQMSAMVLLIAQSSIQSGAIVETILDAPALAVELARVLNGYLA, from the coding sequence ATGCTGTCAATCAGTAACGCAGAGTCGGTGGACATCGACGACCGAATCCTTACCGCGGCGGCCAGCTGCCTGCGGGATTACGGCGTGGAACGGGTCACCCTGGCCGAGATCGCCCGCCGGGCCGGCGTGAGCCGCCCGACGATCTACCGGCGCTGGCCCGATACCCGCGCCATCGTGGCGTCACTTCTCACCGACCGGATCACCGGCACCTGGAAGTCGGTTCCCGCGCGCCGGCCGGGTCGCGAAGGCCTCGTGGCCCGCATCGTCGAGGTGGCCCAGCGGCTGCGCGACGACGAGCTGATCGTCTCGGTACTGCGCTCGGCGCCCGACCTGGCGATGGTCTACATCGCAGGCCGGCTCGGCACCAGCCAGCAGATCCTCATCGACCTCGTAGAAGACGAACTGCGAGCCGGCCAGGCCGACGGCAGCGTCCGGGCCGGCGATGTCCGCCAGATGTCGGCGATGGTCCTGCTGATCGCCCAGTCGTCCATTCAGTCGGGCGCGATCGTCGAGACCATCCTCGACGCGCCGGCCCTGGCCGTCGAGCTCGCCCGCGTCCTGAACGGATATCTCGCATGA
- a CDS encoding glycerol-3-phosphate dehydrogenase/oxidase — translation MSDLTALNAARRSADLAALGDTGLVDVVVIGGGITGTGIALDAASRGLSVVLVEKHDLAFGTSRWSSKLVHGGLRYLATGNVGIARRSAVERGILMTRNAPHLVHAMPQLVPLLPSMSHAQRALVRTGFVAGDALRVLAGTKSSTLPRSRRIGVQQAVAMAPTVRRDGLDGALLAYDGQLIDDARLVTAVARTAAQHGARILTRVSAESATGDSVRLVDEITGETLSLTARTVINATGVWAGEVDSSIKLRPSRGTHLVFDAASFGNPVAALTIPIPGEINRFVFAMPEQLGRVYLGLTDEDAPGPIPDEPQPTDAEVTFLLDTVNTALGTALGAADIIGAYAGLRPLIDTGEGRTSDLSRDHAVLESGSGLFSVVGGKLTEYRHMAEDTLDRALTARSIVAGRCRTRNLPLVGAPANPVAALRTSSEIPGSLVARYGAESPNVIASARCDRPTELVTDGIDVTRAEFEFAVTHEGALSADDILDRRTRIGLVAADRERALPAAQEFLAATS, via the coding sequence ATGAGTGATCTCACCGCCCTCAACGCCGCTCGCCGCAGCGCCGATCTTGCTGCGCTCGGTGACACCGGACTCGTCGACGTGGTCGTCATCGGCGGCGGCATCACCGGTACCGGCATCGCGTTGGATGCCGCCAGCCGTGGCCTCTCGGTCGTCCTGGTGGAAAAGCACGACCTGGCCTTCGGGACCAGCCGGTGGAGCTCCAAGCTGGTGCACGGCGGGCTGCGCTACCTGGCCACCGGAAACGTCGGCATCGCACGGCGCAGCGCCGTCGAACGCGGAATCCTGATGACCCGCAACGCGCCCCATCTGGTCCACGCCATGCCCCAGCTCGTACCGTTGCTGCCGTCCATGAGCCACGCCCAACGGGCGCTGGTGCGAACGGGATTCGTCGCCGGGGACGCACTGCGTGTGCTCGCCGGTACGAAGTCCTCGACGCTGCCGCGCTCGCGCCGGATCGGCGTCCAGCAGGCCGTGGCGATGGCGCCGACGGTACGCCGCGACGGGCTCGACGGCGCGCTGCTGGCCTACGACGGCCAGCTCATCGACGACGCCCGACTGGTCACCGCCGTCGCCCGTACCGCCGCCCAGCACGGCGCACGGATCCTCACCCGGGTGTCGGCGGAATCCGCCACCGGCGACTCGGTGCGTCTGGTCGACGAGATCACGGGGGAGACCCTGAGCCTGACGGCCCGCACGGTCATCAACGCCACCGGGGTGTGGGCCGGCGAGGTGGACTCGTCGATCAAACTGCGCCCCAGCCGTGGCACGCATCTGGTGTTCGACGCCGCCTCGTTCGGCAATCCCGTTGCAGCCCTGACCATTCCAATCCCCGGCGAGATCAACCGCTTCGTGTTCGCCATGCCCGAACAACTCGGCCGGGTCTACCTGGGCCTGACCGACGAGGACGCGCCAGGGCCGATTCCCGACGAGCCGCAGCCGACCGACGCCGAGGTCACCTTCCTGTTGGACACCGTCAACACCGCCCTGGGCACCGCGCTGGGCGCCGCCGACATCATCGGTGCCTACGCGGGTCTGCGGCCACTCATCGACACCGGCGAAGGCCGGACATCCGATCTGTCCCGTGACCACGCCGTCCTCGAATCGGGGTCCGGGCTGTTCAGTGTGGTGGGCGGCAAGCTGACCGAGTACCGGCACATGGCCGAAGACACATTGGACCGCGCGCTGACGGCCAGGTCGATCGTCGCGGGCCGGTGCCGCACCCGTAATCTGCCGTTGGTCGGGGCACCTGCCAATCCCGTTGCCGCCCTGCGCACCTCGAGTGAGATCCCCGGCTCGCTGGTCGCCCGCTACGGGGCGGAGTCGCCCAACGTCATCGCCTCGGCGCGGTGTGACAGACCGACCGAGCTCGTCACCGATGGCATCGACGTGACCCGGGCCGAGTTCGAGTTCGCCGTGACCCACGAAGGCGCGCTGAGCGCCGACGACATCCTCGATCGGCGCACCCGGATCGGACTGGTCGCCGCCGACCGGGAGCGGGCGCTGCCCGCGGCGCAGGAATTCCTGGCCGCAACCAGCTGA
- a CDS encoding acyl-CoA carboxylase subunit beta, whose amino-acid sequence MTIMAPETVGESLDPRDPLLRLRTFFDDDTVELLHERDRSGVLAASGTVNGVRTIAFCTDGTVMGGAMGVEGCQHIVNAYDRAIEEQSPIVGIWHSGGARLAEGVRALHAVGLVFEAMIRASGYIPQISVVVGFAAGGAAYGPALTDVVIMASEGRVFVTGPDVVRSVTGEDVDMASLGGPDTHHKKSGVCHIVADSELDAYARGRRLVGLFSQQGHFDRSKAEAGDVDLHALLPESPRRAYDVHPLVEALLDSDDEGNSSFEEFQGKWAPSIVVGIGRLAGRTVGVLANNPLRLGGCLNSESAEKAARLVRLCDAFGIPLVVIVDVPGYLPGVDQEWGGVVRRGAKLLHAFGEASVPRVTLVTRKIYGGAYIAMNSRSLGATKVFAWPDAEVAVMGAKAAVGILHKKKLAAAEDHERDALHEELAAEHERIAGGVDSAIEIGVVDEKIDPSHTRSKVTQALAEAPGRRGRHKNIPL is encoded by the coding sequence ATGACGATCATGGCACCTGAGACGGTCGGCGAATCGCTCGACCCGCGCGATCCGCTGCTGCGCCTGCGCACCTTCTTCGACGACGACACCGTCGAGCTGCTGCACGAGCGTGACCGCTCAGGTGTGCTGGCCGCATCCGGCACCGTCAACGGTGTGCGGACCATCGCGTTCTGCACCGACGGCACGGTCATGGGCGGCGCCATGGGCGTGGAGGGCTGCCAGCACATCGTCAACGCCTACGACAGGGCCATCGAGGAGCAGAGCCCCATTGTGGGCATCTGGCACTCCGGTGGGGCCCGGCTGGCCGAGGGCGTACGCGCGCTGCACGCGGTGGGCCTGGTGTTCGAGGCGATGATCCGCGCCTCGGGCTACATCCCGCAGATCTCGGTCGTCGTCGGCTTCGCCGCCGGCGGCGCCGCCTACGGACCCGCGCTGACCGACGTCGTCATCATGGCCAGCGAGGGCCGGGTGTTCGTCACCGGACCGGACGTGGTGCGCAGCGTCACCGGCGAAGACGTGGACATGGCCTCGCTCGGCGGCCCGGACACCCACCACAAGAAGTCCGGTGTGTGCCACATCGTCGCCGACAGCGAGCTCGACGCCTATGCTCGTGGTCGCCGGCTGGTCGGATTGTTCAGCCAGCAGGGGCATTTCGACCGCAGCAAGGCCGAGGCCGGCGACGTCGACCTGCACGCGCTGCTGCCGGAGTCGCCCCGCCGCGCCTACGACGTGCATCCGTTGGTGGAGGCGCTGCTAGACTCCGACGACGAGGGCAACTCGTCGTTCGAGGAGTTCCAGGGCAAGTGGGCTCCCTCCATCGTGGTCGGCATCGGCCGTCTTGCCGGTCGCACCGTCGGCGTGCTGGCCAACAACCCGCTGCGCCTGGGCGGCTGCCTGAACTCCGAAAGTGCCGAGAAGGCAGCACGTCTGGTGCGGTTGTGCGACGCGTTCGGCATCCCGCTGGTCGTCATCGTCGACGTGCCGGGCTACCTGCCCGGTGTCGACCAGGAGTGGGGCGGTGTCGTGCGACGCGGCGCCAAGCTGCTGCACGCCTTCGGTGAGGCCAGCGTCCCCCGCGTGACGCTGGTGACCCGAAAGATCTACGGCGGGGCCTACATCGCGATGAACTCGCGGTCGCTCGGCGCCACCAAGGTCTTCGCCTGGCCGGACGCCGAGGTCGCCGTTATGGGCGCCAAGGCCGCCGTCGGGATCCTGCACAAGAAGAAGCTGGCCGCCGCGGAAGACCACGAGCGCGATGCGCTGCACGAGGAGCTGGCCGCCGAGCACGAGCGGATCGCCGGTGGCGTGGATTCGGCCATCGAGATCGGCGTGGTTGACGAGAAGATCGACCCCTCACACACCCGCAGCAAGGTCACTCAGGCGCTGGCCGAGGCCCCCGGCCGCCGCGGTCGCCACAAGAACATCCCGCTGTAG
- the kasB gene encoding 3-oxoacyl-ACP synthase KasB gives MAGLTQLSTGKSFPNVVVTGVAMTTALASDADSTWKALLDGQSGIRLLEDEFVEKYDLPVRIGGHLVEEFDGELTRVELRRLSYLQKMSTVLGRRVWQNAGSPEVDTRRLMVSIGTGMGSTEELVFAYDGMRAKGLRAVSPLAVQMYMPNAAAAAVGLELGAKAGVITPVSACASGSEGIAQAWRQIVLGEADIAVCGGVETKIEAVPIAGFAQMRIVLSTTNDDPAGACRPFDRDRNGFVFGEGGALMVIETEEHAKARGANILARIMGAGITSDGYHIVAPDPTGDQAGQAITRAIQVAGLQPTDIDHINAHATGTQVGDVAEGKAINNAMGKHRPAVYAPKSALGHSVGAVGAVESILTIMALRDGVVPPTLNLRNLDPEIDLDVVAGEPRPGNYQYAVNNSFGFGGHNVAIAFGKY, from the coding sequence ATGGCAGGGTTGACACAACTGTCAACGGGGAAGAGTTTCCCCAATGTGGTCGTCACTGGCGTGGCCATGACGACCGCCCTGGCATCTGACGCCGACAGCACCTGGAAGGCGCTGCTGGACGGGCAAAGTGGGATCCGGCTTCTCGAGGACGAGTTCGTCGAGAAGTACGACTTGCCCGTCCGGATCGGCGGACACCTCGTCGAAGAGTTCGACGGTGAGCTGACGCGGGTGGAACTACGTCGGTTGTCGTACCTGCAGAAGATGTCCACCGTCCTGGGTCGGCGGGTGTGGCAGAACGCCGGATCACCGGAGGTCGACACCCGTCGGCTGATGGTCTCGATCGGAACCGGTATGGGATCGACCGAGGAGCTGGTGTTCGCTTACGACGGCATGCGCGCGAAGGGTCTGCGCGCAGTGTCGCCGTTGGCGGTTCAGATGTACATGCCCAACGCCGCAGCCGCGGCGGTGGGCCTGGAGCTCGGAGCCAAAGCCGGTGTCATCACTCCGGTTTCAGCGTGTGCTTCGGGTTCGGAGGGGATCGCCCAGGCGTGGCGGCAGATCGTTCTCGGCGAAGCCGATATCGCGGTCTGCGGCGGCGTCGAGACCAAGATCGAGGCGGTGCCGATTGCCGGATTCGCGCAGATGCGCATCGTCTTGTCGACCACGAACGACGATCCCGCCGGTGCCTGCCGGCCGTTCGACCGGGATCGCAACGGTTTCGTGTTCGGCGAGGGTGGCGCGCTGATGGTGATCGAGACCGAGGAACATGCCAAGGCCCGCGGCGCCAACATCCTGGCCCGCATCATGGGGGCGGGGATCACCTCGGACGGCTACCACATCGTGGCTCCCGACCCCACCGGCGATCAGGCAGGACAGGCGATCACCCGGGCCATCCAGGTCGCGGGGCTGCAACCCACCGACATCGATCACATCAACGCACACGCGACGGGCACTCAGGTTGGTGACGTGGCGGAAGGTAAGGCGATCAACAACGCGATGGGCAAGCACCGCCCTGCGGTCTACGCACCCAAGTCGGCGCTGGGCCACTCGGTCGGTGCCGTCGGAGCGGTGGAGTCGATCCTGACCATCATGGCGCTGCGGGACGGCGTCGTCCCGCCCACGCTCAACCTGCGCAACCTCGATCCGGAGATCGATCTGGATGTGGTGGCCGGAGAACCCCGGCCAGGCAACTACCAATACGCGGTAAACAACTCATTCGGATTCGGTGGCCACAACGTCGCGATCGCTTTCGGAAAGTACTGA